A section of the Asticcacaulis sp. EMRT-3 genome encodes:
- the sseA gene encoding 3-mercaptopyruvate sulfurtransferase codes for MTSQMDVLTLKALMDKGAVKVIDGSWALDGTDMRALYEASHLPGAQFFDLEAISDHTTPLPHMAPSPEAFAAAVSAMGIAAEDQVVIYDRQGLFSAARVWWTFRLMGHENVQVLRGGLPAWQAAGLPLDHGTPEVQPTTYRPQFQPQWVIDVETVKSKLNAPGTALLDARPKPRFDGLAAEPRPGLRSGHMPGSCNLPFGLMISDGALKSDDEIRTILKDSGVPDKANIITSCGSGVTAAILSMALFEIGRTARLYDGSWAEWGQVGLDTPVVEGHQAT; via the coding sequence ATGACCAGCCAGATGGATGTTCTGACACTGAAAGCCTTGATGGATAAGGGTGCTGTCAAGGTGATTGACGGCAGTTGGGCGCTGGACGGCACAGATATGCGCGCGCTCTACGAAGCCTCCCATCTGCCGGGCGCGCAGTTTTTCGATCTTGAGGCGATCAGCGATCACACAACGCCTTTACCGCATATGGCCCCCTCGCCGGAGGCTTTCGCCGCGGCTGTCAGCGCTATGGGTATTGCGGCTGAGGATCAGGTCGTTATCTATGACCGGCAGGGGCTTTTTTCCGCCGCGCGCGTCTGGTGGACATTTCGTTTGATGGGACATGAAAATGTGCAGGTCTTGCGCGGTGGTTTACCGGCCTGGCAGGCCGCCGGTCTGCCGCTCGATCATGGAACGCCTGAAGTTCAGCCCACAACCTATCGTCCGCAATTTCAGCCGCAATGGGTTATTGATGTGGAAACTGTGAAGTCCAAACTGAATGCCCCCGGCACGGCCCTCCTGGATGCCCGCCCGAAGCCGCGCTTTGACGGTCTGGCGGCAGAACCGCGTCCCGGCCTGCGCTCAGGCCATATGCCAGGTAGTTGCAACCTGCCTTTCGGACTGATGATCAGCGATGGAGCCCTCAAGTCGGATGATGAAATCCGCACTATTCTTAAAGATTCAGGCGTGCCGGATAAGGCCAATATCATCACAAGCTGCGGTTCGGGCGTCACCGCCGCCATTTTAAGCATGGCCCTCTTCGAGATCGGCCGGACCGCCCGGCTTTATGATGGTTCGTGGGCAGAATGGGGACAGGTTGGCCTCGACACCCCCGTGGTGGAAGGTCATCAGGCAACATAA
- a CDS encoding deoxyribodipyrimidine photo-lyase — MPAPVILWFRRDLRLQDNSAVASALALRVPILPVYIHDDDLETRSGGAASRWWLDKSLHVLDEELRGLSSRLIVLEGSATILLPYLCQTYSVKSVICSHTFDPRSEENDLRIIDELAAIKVCMERHNSTLLTLPCALKTQGGTPFRVFTPFFKALQAQGHDRIAMMPPALSDHWPLPDIWPDSLTIDDLGLRPRLPPSGRDWSAGFARFTPGERGARKALRHFLRHDLPGYAGHRDRPDLDVTSHLSPHLRFGEISPRRILFELDKHVAAQPDLAADAAKFRAELAWRDFSYNLLHQQPRLHDVNFREDFNDFPWRDNDPAFRAWCRGETGYDLVDAGMKELWRTGYMHNRVRMIAASFLVKHLLIDWRRGEQWFWDCLLDADPANNPASWQWVAGCGADAAPYFRVFNPISQAAKFDPHGHYRARYLDGDETQSDKYVKADKAGVPNANPKRSPVIEHAFARQRALDAYQNRGDEG, encoded by the coding sequence ATGCCAGCCCCCGTCATCCTATGGTTTCGCCGCGATCTTCGCCTTCAGGATAATTCAGCCGTTGCTTCGGCGCTGGCCCTGCGAGTGCCGATTCTGCCCGTCTATATCCATGATGACGACCTTGAAACCCGCTCCGGCGGGGCCGCATCGCGGTGGTGGCTCGATAAATCTCTTCATGTACTGGATGAGGAACTGCGCGGGCTTTCGTCAAGATTGATCGTTCTCGAAGGAAGCGCCACCATTCTCCTGCCTTATCTATGTCAAACTTATTCAGTTAAATCTGTAATTTGTTCGCATACTTTTGATCCAAGAAGCGAAGAAAATGATCTACGGATTATCGACGAGCTCGCGGCCATCAAGGTGTGTATGGAGCGCCATAACAGCACCCTTTTAACCCTGCCTTGCGCATTAAAAACGCAAGGCGGCACGCCATTTCGGGTCTTTACTCCCTTTTTTAAAGCTCTACAGGCGCAAGGGCATGATCGCATTGCCATGATGCCACCCGCTCTCTCCGATCACTGGCCGCTCCCCGATATATGGCCGGATTCACTGACTATCGACGATCTCGGTCTGCGCCCGCGCCTGCCGCCTTCGGGACGGGACTGGTCGGCGGGATTTGCCCGCTTTACGCCCGGCGAACGCGGTGCGCGCAAGGCGCTTCGCCATTTCCTGCGCCATGACTTGCCTGGTTATGCCGGTCATCGTGACCGGCCTGATCTCGATGTGACATCGCATTTGTCACCCCATCTGCGATTCGGTGAAATCAGCCCGCGCCGAATTCTGTTTGAACTGGACAAGCACGTTGCGGCCCAGCCCGATCTGGCTGCCGATGCCGCCAAATTTCGCGCCGAACTGGCCTGGCGGGACTTTTCCTACAATCTGCTGCACCAGCAGCCGCGTCTGCACGACGTCAATTTCCGTGAGGACTTTAATGATTTTCCGTGGCGCGATAACGATCCTGCCTTTCGCGCATGGTGCCGTGGCGAAACCGGTTATGATCTCGTCGATGCCGGCATGAAAGAGCTTTGGCGCACCGGCTATATGCATAATCGGGTGCGCATGATCGCGGCCTCCTTCCTCGTCAAGCATCTGCTGATCGACTGGCGACGCGGCGAACAATGGTTCTGGGACTGCCTGCTCGATGCTGATCCGGCCAATAATCCGGCAAGCTGGCAATGGGTGGCCGGTTGTGGTGCCGACGCCGCGCCCTATTTTCGCGTTTTCAACCCGATCAGTCAGGCCGCGAAATTCGATCCGCATGGTCATTATCGCGCGCGCTACCTTGACGGCGATGAAACGCAATCGGACAAGTATGTCAAAGCCGACAAGGCCGGTGTGCCGAATGCCAACCCCAAACGCTCACCTGTTATTGAGCACGCCTTCGCCCGGCAGCGCGCCCTGGATGCCTACCAAAATCGTGGAGACGAAGGATGA
- a CDS encoding glycosyltransferase family 2 protein: MKVANRTPLSCCIIARNEGDRIGDCLRAIEGLVDEVVVVDSGSTDDTVAVAEKLGARVVYHAWPGYGPQKRFSEECAKHDWVLNLDADEVVTSDLYQEIKTLMSAEPALKAYRFRIRNVYPGKAHPRWLADYHNYVRLYDRRVVRFHESQVHDTVETGKERVGQLKGAVMHFSARSYAHIRAKLDSYTNLQAKVLSKPAWSIWLRLPFEYPMVFLRYFLMRCHFTGGWDGIYSSHLAAEARVKRLFKILDAQKAAKTAG, translated from the coding sequence ATGAAAGTCGCAAATCGAACCCCCTTAAGCTGCTGTATTATCGCCAGGAATGAAGGCGACCGCATCGGTGATTGCCTGCGCGCTATAGAAGGCCTCGTCGATGAGGTGGTGGTGGTGGACAGCGGCTCGACCGACGACACCGTGGCCGTGGCTGAAAAGCTGGGCGCGCGCGTCGTCTATCATGCATGGCCGGGATACGGGCCGCAAAAGCGTTTTAGTGAAGAGTGCGCCAAACATGACTGGGTGCTCAATCTCGATGCTGATGAGGTGGTTACGTCAGACCTCTATCAGGAGATCAAAACCCTGATGTCGGCTGAGCCTGCGCTCAAAGCCTATCGTTTTCGCATCCGTAATGTTTATCCGGGCAAGGCGCATCCGCGCTGGCTGGCCGATTATCATAACTATGTCCGGCTCTATGACCGGCGCGTGGTGCGATTTCATGAAAGCCAGGTGCATGATACAGTCGAAACGGGCAAGGAAAGGGTTGGCCAGCTCAAGGGCGCGGTCATGCACTTTTCGGCGCGCTCCTATGCCCATATCCGCGCCAAGCTCGATTCCTATACCAATTTGCAGGCGAAGGTTTTAAGCAAGCCGGCCTGGTCGATCTGGTTGCGCCTGCCTTTTGAGTATCCGATGGTATTCCTGCGTTATTTTCTGATGCGCTGCCATTTTACCGGTGGCTGGGACGGCATCTATTCCAGCCATCTGGCAGCCGAGGCGCGCGTCAAAAGGCTATTTAAGATTCTCGATGCGCAAAAGGCGGCGAAGACAGCAGGATGA
- a CDS encoding lysophospholipid acyltransferase family protein: MSEHDVSFWQNIAWRLEAAAYDAFVGFMRLLPLDFASDVGGWLLRVLGPLVPIQRTVSRNLDLAFPEKDAEWKARISREQWDNLGRTFAEFAQMDRITIESGRVVVDHMERLTDIAAAGKPVVLISGHFANFEVMAAVIVAAGIPCQVTYRAANNPYIDERIRAGRQRYGVQLFAPKGGDGAKELMIGMARGESVALLNDQKFNRGIATPFFSHPVDTAPGPTRLALRFNTILQPLTVERLHKARFRVVAHPPISVVQAASRAEAIEATVCNISRFIEGVVRERPQEWFWVHKRWPNELYRRKST, from the coding sequence ATGAGCGAACACGACGTCAGTTTCTGGCAAAATATAGCCTGGCGGCTGGAAGCGGCGGCCTATGACGCCTTTGTCGGCTTCATGCGCCTGCTGCCGCTCGATTTCGCGTCGGATGTTGGCGGCTGGCTGTTGCGCGTTCTGGGGCCGCTTGTTCCGATCCAGCGCACGGTGAGCCGCAATCTCGATCTGGCCTTTCCAGAAAAAGACGCCGAATGGAAGGCCCGCATATCACGTGAGCAATGGGATAATCTCGGCCGCACCTTCGCCGAATTCGCCCAGATGGATCGCATCACCATCGAAAGCGGACGGGTCGTCGTCGATCATATGGAACGCTTGACCGACATTGCTGCGGCGGGCAAGCCGGTCGTTCTGATTTCTGGCCATTTCGCCAATTTCGAGGTCATGGCGGCGGTCATTGTAGCGGCAGGCATTCCCTGCCAGGTCACATATCGCGCCGCCAATAATCCCTATATCGACGAGCGTATCCGCGCTGGCCGTCAGCGTTATGGCGTGCAGCTTTTTGCGCCCAAGGGCGGCGATGGCGCCAAGGAACTGATGATCGGCATGGCGCGCGGCGAATCGGTGGCGCTGCTTAATGATCAGAAGTTCAACCGCGGCATTGCGACGCCCTTTTTCAGCCATCCGGTCGATACGGCACCGGGGCCAACCCGACTGGCCCTGCGTTTCAACACCATCTTGCAGCCCCTGACGGTGGAGCGCCTGCACAAGGCGCGCTTCCGCGTGGTCGCGCATCCGCCGATTTCGGTGGTACAGGCCGCCAGCCGCGCCGAGGCCATCGAAGCGACGGTATGCAATATCAGCCGTTTCATTGAAGGCGTTGTGCGCGAACGGCCACAGGAATGGTTTTGGGTGCATAAGCGCTGGCCGAACGAATTGTACAGGCGCAAGAGCACATGA
- a CDS encoding DUF3089 domain-containing protein, producing MNPFWSRLSHRRRLLTLMGIGLLLFLGMAFIYLQNDIHRNYLDPQIPFQIYSPPPEPIYTKAEGWYLNPAIARYYADPRKVDVFFIHGTSYDGGEAWLGDPRRNAIQAEVQRVQLPNYAAPFSVMGNVYAPKYRQASLYSQLTLREDAREARQFAYRDVATAFAQFLKTRRGGRGIVIVGLEQGGLLAERLVRDVVAPDPSLRAQLVAAYFLETSAPESQFGLAGSVMPACASREQTGCIVSYISVDSNRPDMALQMLQKAVYWQGDSLAPLGSQKAVCVNPILGMATSQAADAKQSLGATNATGLEWGTDPALIAHKVAAHCLGGLLFVDKPQSPSFKNTGNWEDRRKVNHYNLFYGDLQADIQARWQLFQATPPAG from the coding sequence ATGAACCCATTCTGGTCACGCCTGTCGCACCGTCGCCGCCTGCTGACCCTTATGGGTATCGGGCTGCTGCTGTTTCTGGGGATGGCCTTCATTTACCTGCAAAATGATATTCATCGTAATTATCTCGATCCACAGATTCCGTTCCAGATCTATTCACCGCCGCCCGAACCGATATATACCAAGGCCGAAGGCTGGTATCTGAATCCGGCCATTGCCCGCTATTATGCCGATCCGCGCAAGGTGGACGTTTTTTTTATTCACGGCACCAGTTATGATGGTGGTGAAGCCTGGTTGGGTGACCCAAGACGCAACGCGATCCAAGCTGAGGTGCAGCGTGTGCAACTCCCGAACTATGCCGCCCCCTTTTCCGTCATGGGCAATGTCTATGCGCCGAAATATCGTCAGGCCAGCCTGTATAGCCAGTTGACCCTGCGTGAAGATGCGCGCGAGGCGAGACAGTTTGCCTATCGTGATGTGGCCACGGCTTTTGCGCAATTTCTGAAAACAAGGCGCGGCGGACGTGGAATCGTCATTGTTGGTCTTGAACAGGGCGGATTGCTGGCCGAGCGACTGGTGCGTGACGTGGTGGCACCTGATCCCTCATTGAGGGCGCAACTGGTCGCGGCCTATTTCCTAGAAACCTCCGCGCCCGAAAGTCAGTTCGGCCTTGCAGGCTCCGTGATGCCGGCCTGCGCGTCGCGGGAGCAGACAGGATGTATCGTCAGCTATATCAGCGTCGATTCCAATCGACCGGACATGGCGCTGCAAATGCTGCAAAAGGCCGTTTATTGGCAGGGCGATTCGCTGGCGCCGCTCGGCTCGCAAAAAGCCGTGTGCGTCAATCCGATTCTGGGCATGGCCACCAGCCAGGCGGCGGACGCCAAACAATCGCTTGGCGCTACCAATGCCACGGGGTTGGAATGGGGCACCGATCCGGCCCTGATTGCCCACAAGGTAGCCGCCCATTGCCTGGGCGGCTTGCTGTTCGTCGATAAGCCGCAATCGCCGTCATTCAAAAATACCGGTAATTGGGAAGATCGTCGAAAAGTAAATCATTACAATTTATTTTATGGCGATCTTCAGGCCGATATTCAGGCGCGCTGGCAGCTTTTTCAGGCCACCCCGCCAGCGGGCTAG